One part of the Mangrovibacillus cuniculi genome encodes these proteins:
- the atpD gene encoding F0F1 ATP synthase subunit beta → MNKGRVLQVMGPVVDVKFENGQLPDIYNALTVEYVNGSEQVSLTLEVALHLGDDTVRTIAMASTDGLTRGAEATDQGSPISVPVGDVTLGRVFNVLGESIDLDPAIDAGTRRDAIHRTAPTFEQLSTKVEILETGIKVVDLLAPYIKGGKIGLFGGAGVGKTVLIQELINNIAQEHGGISVFAGVGERTREGNDLYHEMSDSGVIKKTAMVFGQMNEPPGARMRVALTGLTMAEYFRDEQGQDVLFFIDNIFRFTQAGSEVSALLGRMPSAVGYQPTLATEMGQLQERITSTNVGSVTSIQAVYVPADDYTDPAPATTFAHLDATTNLERKLTEMGIYPAVDPLASTSRALSPEIVGEEHYSIARNVQKTLQRYKELQDIIAILGMDELSEEDKLTVARARRVQFFLSQNFHVAEQFTGQPGSYVPVKETVAGFKDILAGKYDHLPEDAFRLVGRIEEVIEAAKKMGVEV, encoded by the coding sequence ATGAACAAAGGACGCGTTCTTCAGGTTATGGGTCCAGTTGTTGACGTTAAGTTCGAAAACGGTCAACTTCCTGATATCTATAACGCGTTAACAGTTGAATATGTTAACGGTAGTGAACAAGTAAGCTTAACTCTTGAAGTTGCCCTTCATTTAGGAGATGACACGGTTCGTACGATCGCGATGGCATCTACAGACGGGTTAACTCGTGGAGCAGAAGCAACGGACCAAGGTTCACCAATCTCTGTACCAGTTGGAGATGTAACACTTGGTCGTGTATTTAACGTACTAGGGGAGTCTATCGACTTAGACCCAGCAATCGATGCTGGTACTCGTCGTGACGCAATCCACCGTACAGCACCTACTTTCGAGCAACTTTCTACTAAAGTTGAAATTCTTGAAACAGGTATCAAAGTAGTAGACTTACTAGCTCCTTATATCAAAGGTGGTAAAATCGGTCTATTCGGTGGTGCCGGCGTAGGTAAAACAGTACTTATCCAGGAACTAATCAACAACATCGCACAAGAGCACGGTGGTATCTCCGTATTCGCAGGTGTTGGTGAGCGTACTCGTGAAGGAAATGACCTTTACCACGAGATGAGTGATTCTGGAGTTATTAAGAAAACTGCCATGGTATTCGGTCAGATGAACGAGCCACCTGGAGCACGTATGCGCGTAGCCCTAACAGGTCTTACAATGGCGGAATACTTCCGTGATGAGCAAGGACAAGACGTTCTTTTCTTCATCGATAACATCTTCCGTTTCACACAAGCAGGTTCTGAGGTATCTGCCCTTCTAGGTCGTATGCCATCAGCCGTTGGTTACCAACCAACTCTTGCTACAGAAATGGGTCAATTACAAGAGCGTATCACGTCTACAAACGTTGGTTCCGTAACGTCTATCCAAGCGGTATATGTACCTGCCGATGACTACACGGATCCAGCTCCAGCGACAACATTCGCTCACTTAGATGCAACAACTAACCTTGAGCGTAAATTAACAGAGATGGGTATTTACCCAGCGGTAGATCCATTAGCATCTACATCTCGTGCACTTTCTCCTGAGATCGTTGGAGAAGAGCACTATTCAATCGCTCGTAATGTACAAAAAACATTACAACGTTACAAAGAACTTCAAGATATCATCGCAATCCTAGGTATGGATGAGTTATCGGAAGAAGATAAATTAACTGTTGCACGTGCTCGTCGCGTTCAGTTCTTCTTATCTCAAAACTTCCACGTAGCAGAGCAATTTACTGGCCAACCAGGATCATACGTACCAGTAAAAGAAACTGTTGCTGGATTCAAAGATATTCTAGCAGGTAAGTACGATCACCTTCCGGAAGATGCATTCCGTCTAGTTGGACGCATCGAAGAGGTAATCGAGGCTGCCAAAAAGATGGGCGTCGAAGTCTAA
- a CDS encoding DUF1146 family protein, which yields MADFGSQALISMMVHLAFFAVTFWSLQALHFDKFLRGNKVVQARLLYILLTIAIGSAVSRFFLDYFLWSKQLPYLFN from the coding sequence ATGGCTGATTTCGGTTCTCAAGCGTTAATAAGTATGATGGTACATCTGGCTTTTTTTGCTGTCACCTTTTGGTCATTGCAGGCACTCCACTTTGACAAGTTCTTGCGCGGAAATAAAGTAGTGCAGGCTCGACTTCTTTATATACTGCTTACCATTGCTATTGGATCTGCAGTTAGTCGGTTCTTTTTAGACTATTTCCTGTGGTCGAAGCAATTGCCGTACTTATTCAATTAA
- a CDS encoding F0F1 ATP synthase subunit epsilon — MKTVQVSIVTPNGPVYESDVEMVSTKASTGELGILPGHVPMVAPLQIGVVRLKNGGNTDLVAVTGGFLEVRPEKVTILAQAAESQSQIDIERAKEARTRAEHRINANKQEDVDFRRAELALKRAMNRINVYENRF, encoded by the coding sequence ATGAAGACCGTACAAGTCAGTATCGTAACTCCTAACGGCCCCGTATATGAATCCGACGTCGAAATGGTAAGTACAAAAGCGTCAACAGGTGAACTAGGTATTCTACCAGGACACGTTCCGATGGTAGCACCACTTCAAATCGGCGTTGTCCGCCTGAAAAACGGTGGCAACACGGACTTAGTAGCTGTTACAGGTGGATTCCTTGAAGTTCGTCCTGAAAAAGTCACCATTCTTGCCCAAGCGGCAGAAAGCCAGTCGCAAATTGACATTGAGCGTGCAAAAGAAGCGAGAACTCGTGCTGAGCATCGTATCAATGCCAATAAGCAAGAAGACGTCGACTTCCGTCGTGCCGAGCTAGCTCTAAAGCGCGCCATGAACAGGATTAACGTATACGAAAATCGTTTCTAA